A section of the Clostridia bacterium genome encodes:
- a CDS encoding MBL fold metallo-hydrolase, translating to MDRIVFLGTGGARFVMARQILATGGLWLVLNGTEISLDPGPGAIVHAKKKKLDPTRLAGILISHRHLDHCGDVNVMIEAMTEGGTRRRGAVFAPEDALEDDPVVLRYLRPFVEEVVVLRPLQRYRVGETAFETSMPHRHGAVQTLGFRFFTAGPVVCYLPDTRYFPELADFYRGDILIMAVLLAEPRPGIPHLSVPEARQLLLDLRPKVALLTHFGTTVWQARPWELAARLTEETGVRVVAARDGMEFSLEL from the coding sequence ATGGATCGGATAGTATTCCTGGGGACGGGCGGAGCCAGGTTTGTGATGGCCAGGCAGATACTGGCCACCGGGGGGCTGTGGCTGGTGCTTAACGGTACCGAAATCTCCCTGGACCCCGGCCCCGGGGCCATAGTCCACGCCAAGAAGAAGAAACTGGATCCCACCAGGCTGGCGGGAATACTCATCTCCCACCGGCACCTGGATCACTGCGGGGACGTAAACGTCATGATCGAGGCCATGACCGAGGGCGGCACCCGGCGCCGGGGCGCGGTTTTCGCGCCCGAAGACGCCCTGGAAGACGATCCGGTGGTACTGCGCTATCTGCGCCCCTTTGTGGAGGAAGTGGTGGTTCTCAGGCCCCTGCAGCGCTACCGGGTGGGCGAAACCGCCTTTGAGACCTCCATGCCCCACCGGCATGGCGCGGTCCAGACCCTGGGATTCCGCTTTTTTACCGCCGGGCCGGTGGTTTGCTACCTGCCCGATACCCGTTACTTCCCCGAACTGGCCGATTTTTACCGGGGAGATATACTGATTATGGCCGTGCTGCTGGCAGAGCCGCGGCCGGGGATTCCCCATCTTTCCGTTCCCGAGGCCCGGCAGTTGCTGCTGGACCTAAGGCCCAAGGTGGCTCTGCTCACCCATTTCGGCACCACCGTCTGGCAGGCCCGGCCGTGGGAACTGGCAGCCAGACTGACGGAGGAAACCGGAGTGCGGGTAGTGGCCGCCCGCGACGGTATGGAGTTTTCCTTGGAACTCTAA
- a CDS encoding flavodoxin family protein, with amino-acid sequence MKVVGIAGSTRREGNTRRVVEEALAVCRREGLETHLIDLADKQIEDCRVCLYCRRHPGQCAQEDDLGAIYRELKTADAFILASPVYFSSVTGRVKALVDRVGWLSGSEGRVFERKVGGALVVGRRAGHIFAFSELNNFFLHQGMIVPGSSYWNVAFGREPGEVGADAEGLATVRNFASNLAWLVKKLAQ; translated from the coding sequence GTGAAGGTAGTAGGTATTGCCGGAAGCACCCGCAGGGAGGGAAATACCCGCCGGGTGGTGGAAGAGGCGCTGGCGGTATGCCGCCGGGAAGGCCTGGAAACCCACCTGATCGACCTGGCAGACAAGCAAATCGAGGACTGCCGGGTTTGTCTTTACTGCCGCCGGCACCCGGGCCAGTGCGCCCAGGAGGATGATCTTGGGGCCATCTACCGGGAGCTGAAGACTGCGGACGCCTTCATCCTGGCCTCGCCGGTGTATTTCAGTTCCGTTACCGGCCGGGTCAAGGCTTTGGTGGACCGCGTAGGGTGGTTGAGCGGTTCGGAGGGACGGGTTTTCGAGCGCAAGGTAGGCGGTGCCCTGGTGGTTGGCAGGCGGGCCGGCCACATTTTCGCCTTCAGCGAGCTGAATAATTTTTTCCTCCACCAGGGCATGATCGTACCCGGTTCGAGCTACTGGAACGTGGCCTTCGGCCGGGAGCCGGGGGAGGTAGGCGCAGACGCCGAAGGTCTGGCTACGGTACGCAACTTCGCTTCTAATCTGGCCTGGCTGGTGAAGAAACTTGCCCAGTAA
- a CDS encoding M20/M25/M40 family metallo-hydrolase, which yields MELEGWVRAKLRELIAIPSETGHETALLRHLEDDLAGFAVPLARQPVSGDRYNLLLNPLPEPALLIDVHVDTVPIGLEGVGCPLREEDDLLYGRGACDAKGSLAAILAAVRWWLERASFSTLPVTVAFTVDEEGAGLGSEVLAAAIRPQAALVMEPTEMVVCVAQAGSLVVRLKAQGLAAHGSEIEQGRNACERLLRSLSALSSLSFLGREHALLGRATYNLRYLHGGTPELVVPGRCEAVVDFRFLPSQEPDAVQREVQAFWEGEGLEGEVVEVAPPYEIEPGQPVVRLLGSALRRALGQEAVIGGIKSWTNAENYHAAGVPAIIWGPGRLAVAHSPREHIRVSELVAAVKVLVALFEEWG from the coding sequence TTGGAGCTGGAAGGTTGGGTGCGGGCCAAGCTGCGGGAGCTGATCGCCATCCCCAGTGAGACCGGCCATGAGACCGCCCTGCTGAGGCACCTGGAGGACGACCTGGCGGGCTTCGCCGTTCCTCTGGCCCGGCAGCCGGTCAGCGGCGACCGTTACAACTTACTTCTCAACCCCCTGCCGGAGCCCGCCCTGCTCATAGACGTGCATGTGGATACGGTACCTATCGGCCTGGAAGGAGTGGGCTGCCCCTTGCGGGAGGAGGACGATCTGCTCTACGGCCGGGGAGCCTGCGATGCCAAGGGCAGCCTGGCGGCGATCCTGGCTGCCGTCCGCTGGTGGCTGGAGCGGGCTTCCTTCTCCACCCTGCCGGTGACCGTAGCCTTTACCGTGGACGAGGAAGGCGCCGGACTGGGGTCGGAAGTGCTGGCGGCGGCCATCCGGCCGCAGGCGGCCCTGGTGATGGAGCCCACAGAAATGGTGGTTTGCGTGGCTCAGGCCGGCTCACTGGTGGTGCGGCTCAAGGCCCAGGGTCTGGCGGCGCACGGAAGCGAGATCGAGCAGGGTCGGAACGCCTGCGAGCGGCTGCTCCGGTCCCTTTCCGCCCTTTCTTCCCTTTCCTTCCTGGGCCGGGAGCACGCTCTTCTGGGACGGGCCACCTACAACCTTCGCTACCTGCACGGCGGCACTCCGGAGCTGGTAGTGCCCGGCCGTTGCGAGGCGGTGGTGGACTTCCGCTTCTTGCCTTCCCAGGAACCGGACGCGGTGCAGCGGGAGGTGCAGGCCTTCTGGGAAGGCGAGGGCCTGGAAGGAGAGGTGGTAGAGGTTGCACCCCCCTACGAAATTGAGCCCGGGCAACCGGTGGTGCGCCTCCTGGGCTCTGCCTTGCGGCGGGCTTTGGGCCAGGAAGCCGTAATCGGCGGCATCAAGAGCTGGACCAACGCGGAAAACTACCATGCCGCCGGCGTGCCGGCGATAATCTGGGGACCGGGCAGGCTGGCCGTGGCCCATAGCCCCCGGGAGCATATCCGGGTTTCCGAGTTGGTGGCCGCGGTTAAGGTGCTGGTCGCTCTTTTTGAGGAGTGGGGTTAG
- a CDS encoding GNAT family N-acetyltransferase, producing the protein MDGAQPEIRLQTADPENLLEQLKSLYKRAYRDLPLYSYNTDQEIEAYLRWLKRRGEGRLLVAFAGERPVGFVAVDHRWETLNGQRVGEIHEIVVDPEYQGRALGKRLLEAGLELLRAKGLNRFELWVGDRNQKAQAFYLKAGFEPRGSWGKWLRMWREEETNPTPQKERPAP; encoded by the coding sequence ATGGATGGGGCCCAACCGGAAATTCGTCTCCAAACCGCCGACCCGGAAAACCTTCTGGAACAACTGAAGAGCCTTTATAAGCGAGCCTATCGCGACCTCCCCCTTTACTCCTACAACACCGACCAGGAAATAGAAGCCTATTTGCGTTGGCTTAAGCGCAGGGGGGAGGGCCGCCTCTTGGTAGCCTTTGCCGGAGAACGCCCGGTGGGCTTCGTGGCCGTGGACCACCGCTGGGAAACCCTCAACGGGCAGAGGGTGGGGGAGATCCACGAAATCGTGGTGGATCCGGAATACCAGGGGCGCGCCCTGGGCAAGCGACTGCTGGAGGCCGGCCTGGAGCTCTTGCGGGCAAAAGGCCTGAACCGGTTCGAGCTCTGGGTGGGAGACCGGAACCAAAAGGCCCAGGCCTTCTACCTGAAGGCGGGCTTTGAGCCCCGCGGCTCCTGGGGAAAGTGGCTGCGCATGTGGCGGGAGGAAGAGACTAACCCCACTCCTCAAAAAGAGCGACCAGCACCTTAA
- a CDS encoding ATP-dependent DNA helicase, translated as MSSAATWEKAFAALARGWEEFEPRPGQEELASAVAAVLDRGGYLLAEAGTGIGKSLAYLVPLLCHLSGSTRKAVVSTGTIALQEQILRLDLPRLEGLLPRPVEVALVKGKRNYLCRWRLGREEEALPSLFRKAGWEELAAWARETHTGDVEEIEGRVDPDLWARVAADETCLRPYCPYQGECFLLRAREQAYRAQLLVVNHHLYLSDLRLRVASDEEAAVLPEHEIAVFDEAHHLPEVAAAALSVEVGAGRVAALVRNLFLLRLPGWQAPWGRELEETAAAFLAALGPPPGEEEDAWPLSGYPSDLAQRLLELLRRLSGRIRELPLEGVDPARREAAGKLAAEAERLASDLSFILRGEEGYVSWGQTTGHAPYRNRLLATPLAVGELLAEHLFSALRTAVLTSATLSVAGDFRFFRREVGLPPGPELCVASPFSYREQCLLYLPDDLPDPNQPDYYRLLAPRVGELIEVSRGRALVLFTSFRGLNLVYHYLRPRIRYPLYRQGELPRHSLLRTFREEVSSVLLATASFWEGIDVPGEALSCLIIDRLPFEVPTHPVTRARLEALRAAGGNAFNQYSLPRAVLRLKQGFGRLIRQRQDRGVVAILDPRLTTRAYGRRFLAALPPCPRTRSLEEVRRFFRAG; from the coding sequence ATGTCGTCGGCAGCGACCTGGGAAAAGGCCTTTGCCGCTCTGGCGCGCGGCTGGGAAGAATTTGAACCCCGTCCGGGGCAGGAGGAACTGGCCTCGGCGGTAGCGGCGGTCCTCGACCGCGGGGGCTACCTCCTGGCCGAGGCGGGCACCGGCATCGGCAAGTCCCTGGCCTACCTGGTTCCCTTGCTCTGCCACCTGTCCGGCTCCACCCGGAAGGCGGTGGTGAGCACCGGCACCATTGCCCTGCAGGAGCAGATCCTGAGGCTGGATCTGCCGCGACTGGAAGGGCTGCTGCCCCGCCCGGTAGAGGTGGCGCTGGTCAAGGGTAAGAGGAACTATCTGTGCCGCTGGCGTCTGGGCCGAGAAGAAGAAGCGCTGCCCTCTCTTTTCCGCAAAGCCGGCTGGGAGGAGTTGGCGGCCTGGGCCCGAGAAACGCACACCGGGGATGTAGAGGAAATAGAAGGAAGGGTAGATCCGGACCTGTGGGCGCGGGTGGCCGCAGACGAGACCTGCCTGCGCCCTTACTGTCCCTATCAAGGCGAATGCTTCTTGCTCCGCGCCCGGGAACAGGCCTACCGGGCGCAGTTGCTGGTGGTCAATCACCACCTTTATCTCAGCGACCTGCGGCTGCGGGTGGCCAGCGACGAGGAAGCGGCGGTCCTGCCCGAGCACGAGATAGCGGTCTTCGACGAAGCCCACCACCTGCCGGAGGTGGCTGCAGCCGCGCTTTCGGTGGAGGTAGGGGCAGGACGGGTTGCCGCCCTGGTGCGCAACCTCTTCCTCCTGCGCCTGCCCGGCTGGCAGGCGCCGTGGGGAAGGGAACTGGAGGAGACCGCCGCCGCCTTCCTTGCCGCCCTGGGTCCCCCGCCGGGGGAAGAAGAAGACGCCTGGCCGCTTTCCGGATACCCCTCCGATCTCGCGCAAAGACTGCTCGAACTCCTGCGCCGGCTGTCCGGGCGCATCCGGGAACTGCCCCTGGAGGGTGTAGACCCGGCCCGGCGCGAGGCGGCGGGCAAGCTGGCCGCAGAGGCAGAGAGGCTGGCCTCGGACCTGAGTTTTATCCTGCGGGGAGAGGAGGGCTACGTGTCCTGGGGCCAGACCACCGGACACGCGCCCTACCGGAATCGCCTCTTGGCCACCCCGCTGGCCGTGGGGGAGCTTCTGGCCGAACACCTTTTCTCCGCCCTTCGGACGGCGGTCCTCACCAGCGCCACCTTGAGCGTGGCGGGGGATTTCCGCTTTTTCCGCCGGGAGGTGGGTCTCCCTCCGGGCCCGGAACTCTGCGTGGCCTCGCCTTTTTCTTATCGGGAACAGTGCCTGCTGTACCTCCCCGACGACCTGCCCGATCCCAACCAACCGGACTACTACCGGCTTCTGGCGCCCCGGGTGGGGGAATTGATCGAGGTGAGCCGGGGCAGGGCGCTGGTGCTGTTCACCAGCTTCCGCGGTCTGAACCTGGTCTACCACTACCTGCGTCCCCGCATTCGCTATCCGCTGTACCGCCAGGGCGAACTGCCCCGCCACTCGTTACTGCGCACCTTCCGGGAAGAGGTCAGTTCGGTGCTCCTGGCCACCGCTTCCTTCTGGGAGGGTATCGACGTGCCCGGAGAGGCGCTGTCCTGCCTGATCATCGACCGCCTCCCCTTCGAGGTGCCTACCCATCCCGTGACCCGGGCCCGCCTGGAGGCCTTGCGGGCGGCCGGCGGCAATGCCTTTAACCAGTACAGCCTGCCCCGGGCGGTGCTGCGGCTGAAGCAGGGCTTCGGCCGCCTGATCCGGCAACGCCAGGACCGCGGGGTGGTGGCCATCCTGGATCCCCGGCTTACCACCCGCGCCTACGGTCGACGTTTCTTGGCGGCGCTGCCTCCCTGCCCGCGCACGCGGAGCCTGGAGGAAGTGCGGCGCTTTTTCCGCGCCGGGTAA
- a CDS encoding zinc-ribbon domain containing protein — MFEDRNLVCKDCGRTFVFTAGEQEFYAAKGFQNEPSRCPSCRAARRQARPPRGNAAPGVKYRAVCADCGREAELPFQPAPGRPVYCPQCFSRRRGAARR; from the coding sequence ATGTTTGAAGACCGTAACCTGGTGTGCAAGGACTGCGGCCGCACCTTCGTTTTCACCGCGGGCGAGCAGGAATTCTACGCCGCCAAGGGCTTCCAGAACGAGCCCTCGCGCTGCCCCAGCTGTCGGGCCGCCCGCCGGCAGGCGCGACCCCCGCGCGGCAACGCCGCCCCCGGCGTGAAATACCGCGCGGTATGCGCCGATTGCGGCCGGGAAGCCGAACTCCCCTTCCAGCCGGCGCCGGGGCGCCCGGTTTACTGCCCCCAGTGCTTCAGCCGCCGCCGGGGAGCCGCGCGGCGCTAG
- a CDS encoding bifunctional nuclease family protein, which translates to MLIPLKVRQVVLDQSLSPVVLLVDGEEKRVLPIWIGPFEAQAIAMALEGIMTPRPMTHDLLRNVCENLEAKVERIVVSDLRDGTYYAEIFFVRSDGREVVVDSRPSDAIALALRCGAELYMTDKVASYALSVEELMKAQQEAESASGKVINLEDYKKTLH; encoded by the coding sequence GTGCTCATTCCTCTGAAAGTGCGTCAGGTGGTGCTGGACCAGTCTCTGAGTCCGGTGGTACTCTTGGTGGACGGCGAGGAGAAAAGGGTGCTCCCCATTTGGATCGGCCCTTTTGAGGCCCAGGCCATCGCCATGGCCCTGGAGGGGATCATGACCCCCCGTCCCATGACCCATGACCTCCTGCGCAACGTATGCGAGAACCTCGAGGCCAAGGTGGAACGCATCGTGGTGAGCGACCTGCGCGACGGGACCTACTACGCCGAGATCTTCTTCGTGCGCTCGGACGGTCGAGAAGTGGTGGTGGATTCCCGCCCCAGCGACGCCATCGCCCTGGCCTTGCGCTGCGGCGCCGAGCTGTACATGACCGACAAGGTGGCTTCCTACGCCCTGTCGGTGGAGGAACTCATGAAGGCCCAGCAGGAGGCAGAGTCCGCGAGCGGCAAGGTCATCAACCTGGAGGACTATAAGAAAACCCTGCACTAA
- a CDS encoding RtcB family protein — translation MRLKPAGPNRWRLENGKHGAEAVVYLSPRLRAGLVEAEALQQLAHAASLPGVLSPVVGMPDLHTGFGLPIGGVMAVGEEGGIVSAGAVGMDINCGVRLLTTSLPASEVPRAVLQELITAILKRVPTGIGKKSRHVELRRGILEEVALKGAPALVEKGFGYPEDISRIEEGGFLPDADLAAVSREAVERSDQLATLGGGNHFIELGYVETVYEPEIAARWGLHPGRLAVLIHTGSRGFGHQICTDYSRLMQAAARRHGIQLPSAGLACAPIDSREGRRYLAAMACATNFAFANRQLITVDVREAFLEVFARHPEFLAGLGPRPLPLLYDVAHNIAKWEEHRGRRVLVHRKGATRALPAGHPANPPEYRDTGHPAIIPGSMGTASYVVVGLPAAAETYYSVNHGAGRVMSRSAARKTISREEFERSLGAVLVTCPDYRQLLDEAPSAYKDVDEVVDTLAEIGITRKVVRLRPLAVIKGEGSEG, via the coding sequence ATGCGCCTCAAGCCGGCCGGGCCCAACCGGTGGCGACTGGAAAACGGCAAGCACGGTGCCGAGGCGGTGGTCTACCTCAGTCCCCGCCTCCGGGCCGGCCTGGTCGAGGCCGAGGCCCTGCAGCAGCTGGCCCACGCCGCCTCGCTCCCGGGCGTGCTTTCCCCGGTGGTGGGCATGCCCGATCTCCACACCGGCTTCGGGCTACCCATCGGCGGGGTGATGGCGGTAGGCGAGGAAGGTGGAATCGTGTCCGCCGGGGCGGTGGGCATGGACATCAACTGCGGGGTGCGGCTCCTGACCACCTCCCTTCCCGCCTCGGAGGTGCCCCGTGCCGTCCTGCAGGAACTGATAACCGCAATACTGAAGCGGGTGCCTACCGGCATCGGCAAGAAGAGCCGGCACGTGGAGCTGCGGCGCGGCATCCTGGAGGAAGTGGCCCTCAAGGGAGCCCCGGCCCTGGTGGAGAAGGGATTCGGCTACCCCGAGGACATCAGCCGCATCGAAGAGGGGGGCTTTCTTCCCGACGCCGACCTGGCCGCCGTAAGCCGGGAAGCGGTAGAGCGTTCCGATCAGCTGGCCACTCTGGGGGGAGGGAACCACTTCATCGAGCTGGGCTACGTGGAGACGGTATACGAGCCGGAGATCGCCGCCCGCTGGGGGCTGCACCCGGGGAGGCTTGCGGTGCTCATTCACACCGGCAGCCGGGGGTTCGGCCACCAGATCTGCACCGACTACAGCCGGCTCATGCAGGCGGCGGCCCGCCGCCACGGGATCCAGCTTCCCTCCGCGGGTCTGGCCTGCGCCCCCATCGACAGCCGGGAGGGCCGCCGCTACCTGGCGGCCATGGCCTGCGCCACCAACTTTGCCTTTGCCAACCGGCAGCTGATCACCGTAGATGTAAGAGAAGCGTTCCTGGAGGTATTCGCCAGGCATCCGGAGTTCCTGGCCGGGTTGGGACCGCGCCCCCTGCCGCTGCTCTACGACGTGGCCCACAACATCGCCAAATGGGAGGAGCACCGCGGCCGCCGCGTGCTGGTGCACCGCAAGGGTGCCACCCGAGCCCTCCCCGCCGGCCACCCGGCCAATCCGCCCGAGTACCGGGATACCGGCCATCCGGCCATCATCCCCGGCAGTATGGGCACCGCCTCCTACGTGGTGGTGGGCCTGCCGGCCGCGGCGGAAACCTATTATTCGGTGAACCACGGCGCGGGCCGGGTGATGTCCCGCTCGGCGGCCAGGAAGACCATTTCCCGCGAGGAATTCGAGCGCAGTCTGGGCGCCGTCCTGGTTACCTGCCCGGACTACCGCCAGCTTCTGGACGAGGCGCCTTCCGCCTACAAAGACGTGGACGAAGTCGTGGACACCCTGGCCGAAATCGGCATCACCCGGAAGGTAGTCCGGCTGCGGCCGCTGGCGGTCATCAAAGGCGAGGGAAGTGAGGGCTAG
- a CDS encoding NAD-dependent epimerase/dehydratase family protein, which translates to MRILVTGGAGFIGSHLVDALIERGHEVCVVDDLSRGKRQNLNPQARFYQLDISREDLSQVFRREGIQVVNHHAAQIDVRRSVAEPGEDARINLLGLLNVLENCLRYRAEGVIFASSGGVVYGEPETLPVDEKAAKKPVSPYGVSKLASEYYLYSFHQTHGLPYVALRYGNVYGPRQDPHGEAGVVAIFGEKMLRGQRPTIYGTGEQVRDYIFVEDVVRANLLALEHLQRGPRARDAAAPDDRAYNIGTGSGTSVNRLFSLLKDLTRYPGEAEHGPERAGELRSIFLDCSKAARELDWKPRVDLREGLARTVAHLAG; encoded by the coding sequence TTGCGCATACTGGTAACCGGGGGGGCGGGCTTTATCGGCTCGCACCTGGTGGACGCCCTAATCGAAAGGGGACACGAGGTGTGCGTGGTGGACGACTTGAGCCGGGGAAAGCGGCAGAACCTCAATCCCCAGGCCAGGTTTTATCAGCTGGATATATCCAGGGAGGACCTGAGCCAGGTATTCCGCCGGGAAGGCATCCAGGTGGTTAACCACCACGCCGCCCAGATCGACGTGCGGCGTTCCGTGGCCGAGCCGGGCGAGGACGCGCGCATCAACCTGCTCGGCCTGCTCAATGTACTGGAAAACTGCCTCCGCTACCGGGCGGAAGGCGTGATTTTCGCCTCCTCCGGAGGGGTGGTCTACGGCGAGCCCGAGACCCTGCCCGTGGACGAGAAGGCCGCCAAGAAGCCGGTTTCTCCTTACGGGGTGAGCAAGCTGGCCTCGGAGTACTATCTCTACAGCTTCCACCAGACCCACGGGCTGCCCTACGTGGCCCTGCGCTACGGCAACGTTTACGGGCCGCGCCAGGACCCCCACGGCGAGGCCGGAGTGGTGGCCATCTTCGGCGAGAAGATGCTCCGCGGCCAGAGGCCTACCATCTACGGTACGGGCGAGCAGGTGCGGGACTACATATTCGTGGAAGACGTGGTCCGGGCCAACCTCCTGGCCCTTGAGCACCTGCAGCGAGGACCCCGGGCCCGGGATGCGGCCGCGCCCGACGACCGGGCCTACAACATCGGTACCGGTTCCGGAACCTCGGTAAACCGGCTCTTTAGCCTCCTGAAAGACCTGACCCGCTACCCGGGAGAGGCCGAGCACGGGCCGGAAAGAGCGGGTGAGCTGCGGAGCATTTTCCTGGATTGTTCCAAGGCGGCCCGGGAGCTGGACTGGAAGCCCCGGGTTGACCTGAGGGAAGGGCTGGCCCGCACGGTGGCCCACCTGGCCGGCTAG
- a CDS encoding alpha/beta hydrolase, whose amino-acid sequence MWQWHRLAFVNPRGLNLSGLVYSPSLRPQEPQPIVVVCHGFTGSKEGQGRALAMAETLAQETGWASLLFDFAGNGESEGEFHDLTLSGQIADLTAAVDQALLLGYGPVVTLGRSFGGTTALCQAAADPRVRAVCTWSAVAFPRRNFPRERARPYTGDLLIWDSILGVRVYLREEFFADLTRYDVLDCTRRLSPRPLLLCHGDQDQVVPVDDVYALWEAAGEPKELLVVPGADHSYTQHYRVVWDTFFRWIKQLGL is encoded by the coding sequence TTGTGGCAGTGGCACCGGCTTGCCTTTGTAAACCCGCGCGGACTGAACCTGAGCGGGCTGGTCTACAGCCCCTCGCTGCGGCCGCAGGAGCCGCAGCCGATAGTGGTCGTCTGTCACGGTTTTACCGGAAGCAAGGAGGGGCAGGGGAGGGCTCTGGCCATGGCCGAGACCCTGGCCCAGGAGACCGGGTGGGCCAGCCTGCTGTTCGACTTTGCCGGCAACGGGGAAAGCGAAGGCGAGTTTCACGACCTCACCCTCTCCGGCCAGATAGCCGACCTCACGGCGGCGGTGGACCAGGCGCTATTGCTGGGGTACGGCCCGGTGGTGACCCTGGGCCGCAGTTTCGGCGGGACTACCGCACTCTGTCAGGCGGCCGCCGATCCTCGGGTGCGGGCGGTTTGCACCTGGTCGGCAGTAGCCTTCCCCCGGCGCAACTTCCCCCGGGAGCGGGCCCGCCCTTATACCGGCGATCTTCTGATCTGGGACAGCATCCTGGGGGTACGGGTGTACCTGAGAGAAGAGTTTTTTGCCGACTTGACCCGTTACGACGTCCTGGACTGCACGCGACGCTTGAGCCCGCGGCCGCTGCTCTTGTGTCACGGCGATCAGGATCAGGTAGTGCCGGTGGACGACGTGTACGCCCTCTGGGAAGCCGCCGGCGAGCCCAAAGAACTGCTGGTGGTGCCGGGCGCGGACCACTCCTACACGCAGCACTACCGGGTGGTATGGGATACCTTTTTCCGCTGGATCAAGCAGCTAGGACTCTGA
- a CDS encoding S-methyl-5'-thioadenosine phosphorylase, with amino-acid sequence MAKSRALVGVFGGSGLYTFLPDVEEIKVDTPYGPPSDKLALATVAGRTVAFLPRHGREHSLPPHRINYRANLWAMKELGVQYVLGPCAVGSLQPHIRPGDFVVCDQFVDRTWGRPDTFYDGPITTHISAADPYCPQLREMITERARELGLPLHPQGTVVVIQGPRFSTRAESRWFSSMGWEVINMTQYPECILARELGMCYANISVVTDYDVGLEGRPEIQPVTHEEVLRVFAENNERLRRLLLAVIESLPPERNCSCGRALDDARMEP; translated from the coding sequence ATGGCGAAGTCTAGGGCCTTGGTAGGGGTTTTCGGAGGTTCCGGCCTTTACACCTTTCTGCCCGACGTGGAGGAGATCAAGGTCGATACTCCCTACGGTCCGCCCAGCGATAAGCTGGCGCTGGCCACCGTGGCGGGCAGAACCGTGGCCTTTCTGCCCCGGCACGGGCGGGAGCACTCTCTGCCCCCGCACCGCATAAACTATCGGGCCAACCTCTGGGCCATGAAAGAGCTGGGAGTGCAATACGTGCTGGGGCCCTGCGCGGTGGGGAGCCTGCAGCCGCATATCCGGCCGGGCGACTTTGTGGTCTGCGACCAGTTCGTGGACCGGACCTGGGGACGGCCCGATACTTTCTATGACGGTCCGATAACCACCCACATATCCGCCGCCGATCCGTACTGCCCTCAACTGCGGGAAATGATTACCGAGCGGGCGCGGGAGCTGGGACTGCCCCTGCACCCTCAAGGAACCGTGGTGGTGATCCAGGGGCCCCGTTTTTCCACCCGGGCGGAAAGCCGTTGGTTCAGCTCCATGGGGTGGGAGGTCATCAACATGACCCAGTACCCGGAGTGCATCCTGGCCCGCGAATTGGGGATGTGCTATGCCAATATTTCCGTGGTCACCGACTACGACGTGGGGCTGGAAGGCAGACCGGAAATACAGCCCGTGACTCACGAGGAAGTGCTGCGGGTGTTCGCCGAGAACAACGAGAGGCTGCGCCGCCTGCTTCTGGCCGTAATCGAGTCCTTGCCGCCGGAGCGCAACTGCTCCTGCGGCCGCGCCCTGGACGACGCCCGCATGGAACCCTGA